The following coding sequences are from one Bradyrhizobium sp. 200 window:
- a CDS encoding ABC transporter permease translates to MPEVRRSAPALEVRGLDVYYGHSHALQGVDLTLDSGVFSVVGRNGMGKTTLCKTIMGLLRASGGSVRVRGEDITRLSPARIAQAGVGYVPQGRRLWRSLSVAEHLSLAAGMRRGAWTIDRIYETFPRLAERKDHGGGQLSGGEQQMLAISRALLTNPHLLIMDEPTEGLAPVIVAQVEEMLVSLGEDGDMSVLVIEQNIGVATAISKNVAIMVNGRVNRIIDSARLSADRELQQRLLGVGVHGVQDMDLEAADAGAAAEARAAPPRTPSAAPIRIYISNPTLPTRWSQPAPIARIEAGARTLSTGVTRIEDAARLRRPAGASVQSASGPPVVLVAGTLDTKGEELRFIRDVIAGQGLRTRLVDVSTSGKLTTCDVSAHEIALNHGRGGSAVFGSDRGASVTAMADAFANWLRRQSNVAGIISAGGSGGASLVAPGMRALPVGVPKLIISSVASGDVGPYVGPADITMMYSVTDVQGLNSISRAVLANGANAIAGMVKARLDNQTKTERSASADLPAVGITMFGVTTPAVQKIAADLRNDFECLVFHATGVGGRSMEKLVDSGMLAAVIDLTTTEVCDLLMGGVFPATDDRFGAIIRSRLPFIGSVGALDMVNFGAPDTVPERYRQRKFHVHNPQVTLMRTTPEENDRIGRWIGDKLNRMDGPVRFFLPEGGVSALDAPGQPFWDPEADAALFTALERSVRQSGNRQLIRIRHHINEPEFASAIVNALRPLVGRPGTRRKVAR, encoded by the coding sequence ATGCCTGAGGTCCGCCGCTCCGCGCCCGCCCTCGAAGTCAGGGGCCTCGACGTCTATTACGGCCATTCCCATGCATTGCAGGGCGTCGACCTGACGCTGGATTCAGGCGTGTTCTCGGTGGTCGGCCGCAACGGCATGGGCAAGACCACGCTGTGCAAGACCATCATGGGTCTGCTCCGAGCAAGCGGCGGCTCGGTTCGCGTTCGCGGCGAGGATATCACCCGCCTCAGCCCGGCGCGGATCGCGCAGGCAGGCGTCGGCTATGTTCCGCAAGGCAGACGGCTGTGGCGCTCGCTCAGCGTCGCCGAGCATCTGAGCCTCGCCGCCGGAATGCGGCGCGGCGCCTGGACCATCGATCGCATCTACGAGACGTTTCCCCGTCTTGCCGAACGCAAGGACCATGGCGGCGGCCAGCTCTCGGGCGGCGAACAGCAGATGCTCGCGATCTCCCGCGCGCTCCTGACCAATCCGCATCTGCTTATCATGGACGAGCCGACCGAAGGGCTCGCGCCCGTCATCGTCGCCCAGGTCGAGGAAATGCTGGTGAGCCTCGGCGAAGACGGCGACATGTCGGTGCTCGTGATCGAGCAGAATATCGGCGTCGCCACGGCTATCTCGAAGAACGTCGCGATCATGGTCAACGGCCGCGTCAATCGCATCATCGACTCCGCGCGTCTTTCGGCCGACCGCGAACTGCAGCAACGGCTACTTGGCGTCGGCGTCCACGGCGTGCAGGACATGGATCTCGAAGCCGCCGATGCGGGCGCAGCGGCCGAGGCGCGTGCAGCACCACCGCGCACCCCAAGCGCGGCGCCGATCCGGATCTACATCTCCAATCCCACGCTGCCGACGCGCTGGTCGCAGCCGGCGCCCATTGCGCGCATCGAGGCCGGGGCGCGCACGCTGTCGACCGGCGTGACGCGGATCGAAGACGCTGCCCGGCTAAGGCGCCCGGCCGGCGCTTCCGTACAAAGCGCGTCCGGCCCACCCGTCGTCCTCGTCGCCGGCACGCTGGATACCAAGGGCGAGGAACTGCGCTTCATTCGCGACGTGATCGCCGGACAGGGCTTGCGGACGCGGCTGGTCGACGTATCCACCAGCGGCAAGCTCACCACCTGCGACGTCTCCGCCCATGAAATCGCGCTGAACCACGGGCGTGGCGGGTCTGCTGTGTTCGGATCAGACCGCGGTGCGTCGGTGACCGCGATGGCGGACGCCTTCGCCAACTGGCTGCGCCGCCAGAGCAATGTCGCCGGCATCATTTCGGCCGGCGGCTCCGGCGGCGCCTCGCTGGTGGCACCGGGCATGCGCGCGCTTCCCGTCGGCGTGCCGAAACTCATCATCTCTTCCGTCGCCTCGGGAGATGTCGGCCCCTATGTGGGGCCTGCCGATATCACGATGATGTATTCGGTCACGGACGTGCAGGGCCTCAATTCGATCTCGCGTGCCGTGCTTGCCAATGGCGCCAACGCCATCGCCGGCATGGTGAAGGCGCGTCTGGACAATCAAACCAAAACCGAACGGAGCGCATCGGCCGATTTGCCGGCGGTCGGCATCACCATGTTCGGCGTGACGACGCCGGCCGTGCAGAAGATCGCGGCCGATCTGCGCAATGATTTCGAGTGTCTGGTCTTCCACGCCACCGGCGTCGGCGGCCGCTCGATGGAAAAGCTGGTCGATTCCGGAATGCTGGCGGCCGTCATCGATCTCACGACGACGGAAGTCTGCGATCTCCTGATGGGCGGCGTGTTTCCCGCCACCGACGACCGCTTTGGCGCGATCATCCGCAGCCGCCTGCCCTTCATCGGCTCCGTCGGCGCGCTCGACATGGTCAATTTCGGCGCGCCCGACACCGTCCCCGAACGCTATCGTCAGCGCAAATTCCACGTTCACAATCCGCAGGTGACCTTGATGCGCACCACGCCGGAGGAGAACGACCGCATCGGGCGCTGGATCGGCGACAAGCTCAACCGGATGGACGGGCCGGTGCGCTTCTTTCTCCCGGAAGGGGGCGTCTCCGCGCTCGATGCCCCGGGACAGCCATTCTGGGATCCGGAGGCCGATGCGGCGCTGTTCACCGCGCTGGAACGCAGCGTGCGCCAGAGCGGCAATCGCCAGCTCATTCGTATCAGGCACCACATCAACGAACCCGAATTTGCATCCGCCATCGTCAACGCGCTCCGCCCGCTGGTCGGACGCCCGGGGACGCGTCGGAAAGTCGCGAGGTGA
- a CDS encoding phosphoenolpyruvate hydrolase family protein, producing the protein MAKFERSAILKKFRNMAARGEPIVGGGAGTGLSAKCEEAGGVDLIVIYNSGRYRMAGRGSLAGMMPYGDANAIVVEMAGEVLPVVTKTPVLAGVNGTDPFRDMDSFLDQLKALGFAGVQNFPTVGLIDGVFRANLEETGMSYALEIDMIARARDKDMLTTPYVFSESEAAAMAIAGADIIVCHLGLTTGGAIGAHTAQKLEDCPEQIDTWAAAALSINPDILVLAHGGPIAEPDDADFIMRHTRKCHGFYGASSMERLPVERALTEQVRKFKAIGAR; encoded by the coding sequence ATGGCGAAGTTCGAACGTTCAGCCATCCTGAAGAAGTTTCGCAACATGGCCGCCAGGGGCGAGCCGATCGTCGGCGGCGGCGCCGGTACTGGTCTCTCCGCGAAATGCGAGGAAGCCGGCGGCGTCGACCTGATCGTCATCTACAATTCCGGCCGTTACCGCATGGCGGGCCGCGGCTCGCTTGCCGGCATGATGCCCTATGGCGATGCCAACGCGATCGTGGTGGAAATGGCCGGGGAAGTGCTGCCCGTCGTCACGAAGACACCGGTATTGGCCGGCGTCAACGGCACCGACCCGTTCCGCGACATGGACAGCTTTCTGGACCAGTTGAAGGCGCTGGGATTTGCCGGCGTGCAGAACTTTCCGACCGTCGGGCTGATCGACGGAGTCTTCCGCGCCAATCTGGAAGAAACGGGAATGTCCTATGCGCTGGAGATCGACATGATCGCCAGGGCGCGCGACAAGGACATGCTGACGACACCCTATGTGTTCAGCGAAAGTGAAGCCGCGGCGATGGCGATCGCGGGCGCCGACATCATCGTCTGCCACCTCGGCCTGACCACCGGCGGCGCGATCGGGGCGCATACTGCGCAAAAACTCGAAGACTGCCCGGAACAGATCGACACCTGGGCGGCGGCGGCGCTCAGCATCAATCCGGATATCCTGGTGCTCGCCCATGGCGGTCCGATCGCCGAGCCTGATGATGCCGATTTCATCATGAGACACACGCGCAAGTGCCACGGCTTCTACGGCGCCTCCTCGATGGAGCGCCTGCCGGTGGAGCGGGCGCTGACTGAACAGGTACGTAAATTCAAGGCGATCGGCGCGCGGTAA
- a CDS encoding flotillin family protein has protein sequence MSGTLVSELILWLIIAIVVIAIVVYIVNWLYHRSSKEVSFVRTGLLGERVVINGGAFVLPFIHDYTPVNMNVLPMGIVRAKHDAVITRDRMRIDIEADFYVRVQPTREAVAIAAATLGRRTLEPEQLHALLSGKFVSAIRSVAAEMTMEQMHEQRGEYVTRLKAAAAEALAQNGLELESVAITDLDQTDLEYFNPSNRFDAEGLTRLMEDIEAKRKLRNDIEQDSMIKIRTRNLDAERQALEIERESETARLEQERDIEMRRALQRTEVARERALRETEAEQAQISAREAIEKARIANEQAIAEARIFSERETRHREIERTRAVEESELLAREEIEKAKIANQRAVDTARIASEREVRQRDIERTRTIEEAEITAREAVEKARIQQDRAVTDARIANEEETRRREIERTRAVEEAEIAAREATEKARIAQTTIVNVERIASDERTRSLEIAQVRTIQEAEIEAQKAVEAARIARERMLAAERIGAEHATRKLEIERNQALEVAGIAAREATEASRIAQEERVRSLEIARNRAIEEADIASREAIEAARIAQEKVIAAQRIRAEKETRGLEIDRTESIEAAELKRRDAIERRRVEVELALEAERIASSKTREVLNIDQKKAVEIADEERVIALAAKRSERIDADRQVKQAEIIARKEVETTDVSREQALEAARLARRRAIEQLEVGRVQALQEAEIASREEVERARIASDRGLDEARIGRERDLRKLEVNREKDVETALMEKAIALYQKSLEESAAKVAAEDARVRATEAAERVVTARDSEIAKRQKTIEVLLAEKRAEETKIAADAERVRAAVEAEAQRLLNEAENVLTDQARYSLFRRKLLDRIEGIVRESVKPMEKIEGIRILQVDGLNGGGGGNGGRSATDEVIDSALRYRVQAPLIDSILSDIGVEGGSLARMPGLIREARDMQGIKESTRKGSQDRPEGKPDAPPAAPGAPAAERGPRKKG, from the coding sequence ATGTCGGGGACTCTGGTTAGCGAATTGATCCTCTGGCTGATCATCGCGATCGTCGTGATCGCCATCGTCGTCTACATCGTGAACTGGCTCTACCACCGTTCGTCGAAGGAAGTATCCTTTGTGCGAACCGGTCTGCTCGGCGAACGCGTGGTCATCAATGGCGGTGCCTTCGTGCTGCCGTTCATCCACGACTACACGCCCGTCAACATGAACGTGCTGCCGATGGGCATCGTGCGGGCCAAGCATGACGCCGTGATTACCCGCGACCGCATGCGCATCGACATCGAAGCAGATTTCTACGTGCGCGTGCAGCCGACGCGCGAGGCGGTCGCGATCGCTGCCGCCACGCTCGGACGGCGCACGCTCGAGCCCGAGCAGTTGCACGCCCTGCTCTCCGGCAAATTCGTCTCCGCCATACGTTCGGTGGCCGCCGAAATGACCATGGAGCAGATGCACGAGCAGCGCGGCGAGTACGTCACGCGGCTCAAGGCCGCTGCAGCCGAAGCGCTGGCCCAAAACGGGCTTGAGCTGGAGTCGGTCGCCATCACCGACCTCGATCAGACCGACCTGGAGTATTTCAACCCGTCCAACCGGTTTGACGCCGAGGGCCTCACCCGCCTGATGGAGGACATCGAGGCCAAGCGCAAGCTGCGCAACGACATCGAACAGGATTCGATGATCAAGATCCGCACCCGCAACCTCGATGCCGAGCGTCAGGCGCTGGAGATCGAGCGCGAGAGCGAGACCGCCCGCCTCGAACAGGAACGCGACATCGAAATGCGCCGCGCGCTGCAGCGCACCGAGGTGGCGCGCGAACGCGCGTTGCGCGAGACCGAGGCCGAACAGGCGCAGATTTCTGCCCGTGAGGCCATCGAGAAGGCCCGCATCGCCAACGAGCAGGCGATCGCCGAAGCTCGCATCTTCTCCGAGCGCGAGACCCGCCACCGTGAGATCGAGCGCACCCGCGCGGTCGAGGAAAGTGAGTTGCTGGCGCGCGAGGAAATCGAAAAGGCCAAGATCGCCAACCAGCGCGCGGTCGATACCGCGCGTATTGCCTCGGAGCGCGAGGTGCGGCAGCGCGACATCGAACGTACCCGAACGATCGAGGAAGCCGAGATCACGGCACGCGAAGCGGTCGAGAAGGCGCGCATCCAGCAGGATCGCGCTGTCACCGACGCGCGGATCGCCAACGAGGAAGAAACCCGCCGGCGCGAGATCGAAAGGACCCGCGCGGTCGAGGAAGCCGAAATCGCGGCGCGCGAGGCGACCGAGAAAGCCCGGATCGCCCAGACCACGATCGTCAACGTCGAACGCATCGCCTCCGACGAGCGCACCCGCTCGCTGGAGATTGCGCAGGTTCGCACCATTCAGGAAGCGGAGATCGAAGCGCAAAAGGCCGTGGAAGCCGCGCGGATCGCAAGGGAACGCATGCTCGCAGCCGAACGGATCGGTGCCGAGCACGCTACGCGCAAGCTGGAAATCGAGCGCAACCAGGCGCTCGAAGTCGCAGGGATCGCCGCGCGCGAAGCAACGGAAGCCTCGCGTATCGCCCAGGAGGAGCGCGTTCGCTCGCTCGAAATTGCGCGCAACCGCGCCATCGAGGAAGCCGATATTGCCTCGCGCGAAGCCATCGAGGCCGCGCGCATTGCCCAGGAGAAGGTGATCGCCGCCCAGCGCATCCGGGCCGAGAAGGAGACCCGGGGGCTCGAGATCGACCGCACCGAATCCATCGAAGCCGCTGAACTCAAGCGCCGCGACGCCATCGAGCGGCGGCGCGTCGAGGTCGAGCTGGCGCTGGAGGCCGAGCGTATCGCCTCGTCGAAGACCCGCGAGGTGCTCAACATCGACCAGAAGAAGGCCGTCGAGATCGCCGACGAGGAGCGCGTGATCGCGCTCGCCGCCAAGCGCTCGGAGCGCATCGATGCCGATCGCCAGGTCAAGCAGGCCGAGATCATCGCGCGGAAGGAAGTCGAGACGACGGATGTCTCGCGCGAACAGGCGCTCGAAGCCGCCCGGCTCGCCCGCCGGCGCGCGATCGAGCAGCTCGAAGTCGGCCGCGTCCAGGCGCTGCAGGAGGCCGAGATCGCCTCCCGCGAGGAAGTGGAGCGGGCGCGCATCGCCTCCGACCGTGGCCTCGACGAGGCCCGCATCGGCCGCGAGCGCGACCTGCGCAAACTGGAGGTCAATCGCGAGAAGGACGTCGAAACGGCGCTGATGGAGAAGGCGATCGCCCTCTATCAGAAATCGCTGGAAGAATCCGCCGCCAAGGTCGCCGCCGAGGATGCGCGGGTGCGCGCGACGGAAGCGGCCGAGCGTGTCGTCACCGCGCGCGACAGCGAGATCGCCAAGCGCCAGAAGACCATCGAGGTGCTGCTGGCAGAGAAACGAGCCGAGGAGACGAAGATCGCAGCCGACGCCGAGCGTGTCCGCGCCGCCGTCGAGGCCGAGGCGCAGCGGCTGCTCAACGAAGCCGAGAATGTGCTCACCGACCAGGCGCGCTACTCGCTGTTCCGCCGCAAGCTGCTCGACCGCATCGAGGGCATCGTGCGCGAGAGCGTCAAGCCGATGGAAAAGATCGAGGGCATCCGCATCCTTCAGGTGGACGGGCTCAACGGCGGTGGCGGCGGCAATGGCGGCCGCAGCGCCACCGACGAGGTGATCGACTCGGCGTTGCGTTATCGGGTGCAGGCGCCGCTGATCGACTCGATCCTTTCCGACATCGGCGTCGAGGGCGGCAGCCTCGCCAGGATGCCCGGTCTCATTCGCGAGGCCCGCGATATGCAGGGCATCAAGGAATCGACGCGCAAGGGCAGTCAAGACAGACCTGAAGGCAAGCCCGACGCGCCCCCTGCCGCCCCCGGCGCGCCCGCCGCCGAACGCGGTCCGCGCAAGAAAGGGTAA
- a CDS encoding SRPBCC family protein, protein MARVYVSTVVNARNDRVWARVRDFNGLPNWHPAIAESRIEGGEPADKIGCVRDFRLRNGDRIREKLLGLSDYDMFCTYSILESPMGVENYVATLRLTPVTDGDQTFLEWTAEFDCAPERENELVSNIGTGVFQGGFDALKRAFGG, encoded by the coding sequence ATGGCCCGGGTCTACGTCTCCACCGTCGTCAACGCCCGCAACGACCGCGTCTGGGCGCGCGTGCGCGACTTCAACGGGCTGCCGAACTGGCATCCGGCGATTGCAGAAAGCCGCATTGAGGGCGGCGAGCCCGCAGACAAGATCGGATGCGTGCGGGATTTTCGCCTGCGCAACGGCGATCGCATCCGCGAAAAGCTGCTCGGGCTCTCCGACTACGACATGTTCTGCACCTACTCCATCCTGGAGTCGCCCATGGGGGTTGAGAACTACGTGGCCACCCTGCGGCTAACGCCGGTGACCGACGGCGATCAGACTTTTCTCGAATGGACCGCCGAGTTCGACTGCGCGCCCGAGCGCGAGAACGAACTCGTCAGCAATATCGGAACCGGCGTCTTCCAGGGCGGCTTCGACGCGCTCAAGCGTGCTTTCGGAGGCTAG
- a CDS encoding SRPBCC family protein gives MPHIVKSTILDAPTGAVWNVLRDFNGHDRWHPAVATSTIERAQASDKIGCIRRFKLQDGSELREQLLALSDLEQTFSYCLLDTPIPMFNYVAHVRLLPVTDGDRTFWHWESRFTTRPADAERLTQMVAQQIYQAGFEAIRRHLKEAA, from the coding sequence GTGCCGCATATCGTCAAAAGCACCATCCTCGACGCGCCGACCGGCGCGGTCTGGAACGTGCTGCGCGATTTCAACGGCCACGACCGCTGGCACCCGGCGGTGGCGACCAGCACCATCGAGCGCGCGCAGGCCTCCGACAAGATCGGCTGTATCAGGCGCTTCAAGCTGCAGGACGGCTCCGAGTTGCGCGAGCAGTTGCTGGCCCTGTCGGACCTCGAGCAGACCTTCAGCTATTGCCTGCTCGATACGCCGATCCCGATGTTCAACTATGTCGCCCATGTCCGCCTGCTGCCGGTTACCGACGGCGACCGCACCTTCTGGCACTGGGAATCCAGGTTCACCACGCGGCCCGCGGATGCCGAGCGGCTGACGCAGATGGTCGCCCAACAGATCTATCAAGCCGGTTTCGAAGCCATTCGCCGGCACCTGAAGGAGGCCGCATGA
- a CDS encoding FAD binding domain-containing protein gives MPVTVKTFASSGEAASALSSDRGARYLGGGTLVMRALNEGDVSISTVVRATDNALTRIDVASSRITLGAGVTFAKILAERDLAFLHAPARSIGGPAVRNMGTVGGNLFAPSPYGDFTVALLALDATVSVQGGLGARDMPIEEFLQSRERQSGALVLAVSCQRPASADAFRYRKIARIKPKGGSVITLAAHLPAGGGRISGARIALGSMAATQIRARAAEHALEGRPLDDAAISAAAAAATEGVSPTDNALGSAWYRREIVGVHLRRLLSGLE, from the coding sequence ATGCCCGTCACGGTGAAGACATTCGCAAGTTCTGGCGAAGCGGCATCGGCGTTGTCGTCCGACCGCGGCGCGCGCTATCTCGGCGGCGGCACGCTGGTCATGCGCGCCCTCAACGAGGGCGATGTCTCGATTTCGACCGTCGTGCGCGCGACCGACAACGCGCTGACACGGATCGATGTCGCGAGTTCACGCATCACGCTCGGCGCCGGCGTCACCTTCGCAAAAATCCTCGCCGAACGCGATCTTGCCTTCCTGCACGCGCCCGCCCGTTCGATCGGCGGGCCGGCGGTGCGCAACATGGGCACGGTCGGCGGCAATCTGTTTGCACCCAGCCCCTACGGCGATTTCACCGTCGCGCTGCTGGCGCTCGACGCGACCGTTTCCGTCCAGGGTGGGTTGGGCGCCCGCGACATGCCAATCGAGGAATTTTTGCAATCCCGCGAACGCCAGAGCGGCGCACTCGTGCTGGCCGTCTCCTGTCAGCGGCCTGCGAGCGCCGACGCCTTCCGCTATCGCAAGATCGCCCGCATCAAGCCGAAGGGCGGCTCGGTGATCACGCTGGCCGCACACCTGCCGGCGGGCGGTGGCCGCATCTCGGGGGCGCGCATCGCGCTCGGCTCGATGGCCGCGACGCAGATTCGCGCAAGGGCCGCCGAGCACGCGCTGGAGGGACGCCCGCTGGACGATGCGGCGATCAGCGCTGCTGCCGCGGCGGCAACGGAGGGCGTATCGCCCACAGACAACGCTCTTGGCAGCGCCTGGTACCGCCGCGAGATCGTCGGCGTTCATCTTCGTCGCCTGCTGTCCGGCCTGGAGTAA
- a CDS encoding (2Fe-2S)-binding protein: MTKTPLQFRHNGRDVAVFVDGGVNLLVALRELIGDMTPKFGCGQGGCGACSVLIDGELHLSCLTLAETVNGRAIETLDGMKDGPNLHPLQRAFMEQFAAQCGYCTPGMLMAAKALLDRNPSPTRAEVIEAISGNICRCTGYEPIINAVLAAATSGRARA, encoded by the coding sequence ATGACCAAGACCCCGCTCCAGTTTCGTCACAATGGCCGCGACGTCGCTGTGTTCGTCGACGGCGGCGTCAATCTCCTCGTCGCGCTCCGCGAATTGATCGGCGACATGACGCCGAAATTCGGTTGCGGCCAGGGCGGCTGCGGCGCCTGCAGCGTGCTGATCGACGGCGAACTCCATCTCTCCTGCCTGACGCTGGCGGAAACCGTGAACGGCCGCGCGATCGAGACGCTGGACGGGATGAAGGACGGGCCCAACCTGCATCCGCTGCAGCGCGCCTTCATGGAGCAATTCGCGGCGCAGTGCGGCTACTGCACGCCAGGCATGCTGATGGCGGCGAAAGCGCTGCTCGATCGCAACCCTTCGCCGACCCGTGCCGAAGTCATCGAGGCAATTTCGGGCAATATCTGCCGATGCACCGGCTACGAGCCCATCATCAACGCCGTCCTCGCCGCCGCCACGAGCGGACGCGCGCGCGCCTAA
- a CDS encoding xanthine dehydrogenase family protein molybdopterin-binding subunit: protein MLELRKDIFADERDDNLKEIGKGTQRQDMLGHVTGTSTYFDDHKLQGMLHLKVLRSPHAHARLRRIDTMEAERAPGVRRIIRGADVPVNLNTLLSLINFGKDDEPSLAVGKVRYKGEPIVAIVADSPREAYEALAKVRVDYEPLPAVFDVEEALKPGAPVVNETYPKNTFVYHDVYDHQKLRFGDVERGFAEADHVLEQRYQMSPIEHAPTETNGSIAAPDTNGRYVVYTSTQALFFSLDTCAKILDVPSNTFHFIGGTVGGGFGGKVDTLTEPLAVLGAMLTGRPVRYQLGREEEMQFGSPRGAERIYIKDGVMRDGRIVARKIRAYFDSGAYTRLSSYAVVKCVAHLPGPYTIPNVHGDVYCVFTNRTPATAMRGFGVTAMDFALECQMDKLAHLVGIDPMEFRILNAYRDGDMKAHRREAKNTALIECVQVAAEKAKWPLREEVKRMSSRKDGGGSRAAISPTPLEPVPQRAAVSQQRTSYDRAPPATIQPPPPTPTPPPPRPPAPSSPSHGAARFSSVFGTRRR, encoded by the coding sequence ATGCTGGAATTGCGCAAGGACATCTTCGCCGACGAGCGCGACGATAATTTGAAAGAGATCGGAAAGGGCACGCAGCGCCAGGACATGCTCGGCCATGTCACGGGGACCTCGACCTATTTCGACGACCACAAGCTGCAGGGCATGCTGCACCTCAAGGTGCTGCGCAGCCCGCACGCCCATGCCCGCCTGCGCCGCATCGACACGATGGAGGCGGAACGCGCGCCCGGCGTTCGGCGCATCATCCGCGGCGCCGACGTGCCGGTCAATCTCAACACGTTGCTCAGCCTCATCAACTTCGGCAAGGACGACGAGCCGTCGCTGGCGGTCGGCAAGGTCCGCTACAAGGGCGAACCCATCGTCGCTATCGTCGCCGACAGCCCGCGTGAAGCCTATGAGGCGCTCGCGAAAGTGCGGGTCGATTATGAGCCGCTGCCTGCGGTGTTCGACGTCGAGGAGGCGCTGAAGCCGGGCGCGCCCGTCGTCAACGAGACATACCCCAAGAACACGTTCGTCTATCACGACGTCTACGATCACCAAAAACTGCGCTTCGGCGACGTCGAGCGCGGTTTCGCCGAGGCCGATCATGTGCTCGAACAGCGTTACCAGATGTCGCCGATCGAGCACGCCCCGACCGAAACCAACGGATCGATCGCAGCTCCCGACACCAACGGCCGCTATGTCGTCTACACCTCGACGCAGGCTTTGTTCTTCTCGCTCGATACCTGCGCTAAAATCCTCGACGTGCCCTCCAACACCTTCCACTTCATCGGCGGAACCGTCGGTGGCGGTTTCGGCGGCAAGGTGGATACGCTCACCGAGCCGCTCGCCGTTCTCGGCGCGATGCTGACCGGGCGCCCGGTCCGCTATCAGCTCGGACGCGAAGAGGAGATGCAATTTGGCTCGCCGCGCGGCGCCGAACGCATCTACATCAAGGACGGCGTGATGCGCGACGGCCGCATCGTCGCGCGCAAGATTCGCGCTTATTTCGACAGCGGCGCCTATACAAGGCTTTCAAGCTACGCCGTGGTCAAATGCGTCGCTCACCTGCCCGGCCCCTATACGATCCCCAACGTCCATGGCGATGTCTACTGCGTTTTCACCAACCGCACGCCGGCAACCGCCATGCGCGGCTTCGGCGTCACCGCGATGGACTTTGCGCTCGAATGCCAGATGGACAAGCTCGCGCATCTGGTCGGCATCGACCCGATGGAGTTTCGTATTCTCAACGCCTACCGCGACGGTGACATGAAGGCGCACCGGCGCGAGGCCAAGAACACCGCCTTGATCGAATGCGTCCAGGTCGCGGCCGAGAAAGCAAAATGGCCGCTGCGCGAAGAGGTCAAGCGCATGTCATCGCGCAAGGACGGCGGCGGCAGCCGGGCGGCGATTTCGCCGACGCCGCTTGAACCTGTTCCGCAACGCGCGGCCGTCTCGCAGCAGCGGACCAGCTACGACCGGGCGCCGCCTGCGACGATCCAGCCACCGCCGCCCACCCCGACGCCGCCTCCCCCTCGGCCGCCTGCCCCGTCGTCGCCCTCGCATGGCGCGGCCCGCTTTTCCTCCGTCTTCGGCACCAGGAGGCGCTGA
- a CDS encoding molybdopterin cofactor-binding domain-containing protein encodes MAKHRGRGIASINYPIGMNLGGDPSQALVHSNPSGKFTVSLSSIDLGQGMKSVTRQICAETLGVPVEDVYVDTADSDTGPHCMGSFASRGTHRVGNAVMAAAKEARGVMMEAAAEELEVNAADLDTDGRGNIHVKGAPHRSISTKDVAIAAQFKQGKTISGRGIFLVPLSEVNPETGEMSPATCYAHACLVAEVEVDDETGEIAMVRMDSAYELGRALNPRLVEQQLVGGAWMGVSHALFETPEPYYPDPSHGPRDFVEYLMPGPGDICPHDIAVLERPAADGPFGAKGPGEMCANPVLPAVANAIFNAVGVRMDELPITPEKVLRAIKSQGGARPQARR; translated from the coding sequence ATGGCAAAACATCGCGGACGCGGCATCGCCTCGATCAACTATCCCATCGGCATGAACCTCGGCGGCGACCCCAGCCAGGCGCTGGTTCACTCCAACCCCAGCGGCAAGTTCACGGTGTCGCTGTCCTCGATCGATCTCGGCCAGGGCATGAAATCAGTGACGCGGCAGATCTGCGCGGAGACCCTCGGCGTGCCCGTTGAAGACGTCTATGTCGACACCGCGGATTCCGACACCGGCCCGCACTGCATGGGCTCGTTCGCCTCGCGCGGCACCCATCGCGTCGGCAATGCGGTGATGGCGGCGGCCAAGGAGGCGCGCGGCGTCATGATGGAAGCCGCCGCCGAGGAGCTGGAAGTCAACGCCGCCGATCTCGATACCGACGGACGCGGCAATATCCACGTCAAGGGCGCGCCGCACCGCTCGATCTCTACCAAGGACGTCGCCATCGCTGCGCAGTTCAAGCAGGGCAAGACGATCTCGGGACGCGGCATCTTTCTGGTGCCGCTGTCCGAGGTCAATCCCGAGACCGGCGAGATGTCGCCTGCCACCTGCTACGCGCATGCCTGCCTGGTCGCCGAGGTCGAGGTCGACGACGAAACCGGCGAGATCGCGATGGTACGCATGGATAGTGCGTATGAGCTGGGTCGTGCGCTCAATCCGCGGTTGGTGGAACAGCAGCTCGTCGGCGGCGCGTGGATGGGCGTCAGCCACGCGCTGTTTGAAACGCCCGAACCTTATTATCCCGACCCCTCGCATGGCCCGCGCGACTTCGTCGAGTATCTGATGCCCGGCCCCGGGGACATCTGCCCGCACGATATCGCCGTGCTGGAACGCCCGGCCGCCGATGGACCGTTCGGCGCCAAGGGCCCCGGAGAGATGTGCGCCAATCCGGTGCTGCCGGCAGTCGCCAATGCGATTTTCAACGCCGTTGGCGTGCGAATGGATGAATTGCCGATCACGCCTGAAAAAGTCTTGCGGGCGATCAAGTCGCAGGGCGGCGCGCGGCCGCAGGCGCGGCGCTGA